One Gaiella occulta genomic region harbors:
- the accB gene encoding acetyl-CoA carboxylase biotin carboxyl carrier protein: protein MPQLVDTTIRLLSQEPLAGKVPTGEVLRIAEILDRAGFACLEVSGGGVFDAAVRRGVESPWERIRALAARTTTPLGIALRGRFLVGSKPVSTDIVRRFVSCAAENGIDVFRLHDPLNDVSNLREAGRAIVDAGRQFHAGLVYSPGRAGEIDALVEQARKIADLGASRVLVNDPTGALLPHLTQELVERLRDATGLPVGLYVQGASGTGLANALVATRVGADLVATAVYPLALALHRVPGESLVDALHGLGRDTGVDTAPLWAAADVIDEHIGDEPVAPVAPRIAVRAAEYDLPAGLVAALDVHLRAHAAGDRLLDTLFEVGRIRAEAGWPPLAAPIGQILASQALLNVLSASRYGTVLDEFRLLVEGGYGETPVPIEAGVARAVELVTGSSPALDDDPPSADDVREAAEGLAASEEDLVLLAMFGEEAQTLLQTIRQRHSREASLLQGDVDATRAERIRELVRIVQESGVGEIEIEDGGMRVSVRRAEEVQVVSAAPLAAIAEQAEPSLPPAAPAGTVRVESPMVGVFYRSADPGSPAFVEVGDVVAAGQTLCLLEAMKLFNELKAEQDGRVRAIHVENGQPVEFGQLLFELDPLDAQPIV from the coding sequence ATGCCGCAGCTCGTCGACACCACCATCCGCCTGCTCTCGCAGGAGCCTCTCGCCGGCAAGGTGCCGACGGGCGAGGTGCTGCGCATCGCGGAGATCCTCGACCGCGCCGGCTTCGCCTGCCTCGAGGTCTCCGGGGGCGGCGTGTTCGACGCCGCGGTGCGGCGCGGCGTCGAGAGCCCGTGGGAGCGCATCCGCGCGCTCGCCGCGCGTACGACCACCCCGCTCGGCATCGCGCTGCGCGGACGCTTCCTCGTCGGGTCGAAACCCGTCTCGACGGACATCGTGCGGCGTTTCGTCTCGTGCGCGGCCGAGAACGGCATCGACGTGTTCCGGCTCCACGACCCGCTCAACGACGTCTCGAACCTCCGCGAGGCCGGCCGCGCCATCGTCGACGCCGGCAGGCAGTTCCACGCCGGGCTCGTCTACAGCCCCGGCCGCGCCGGCGAGATCGACGCGTTGGTCGAGCAGGCGAGGAAGATCGCCGACCTCGGGGCCTCGCGCGTGCTCGTCAACGACCCGACCGGGGCGCTCCTCCCGCATCTGACCCAGGAGCTCGTCGAGCGGCTGCGCGACGCGACGGGCCTGCCGGTCGGCCTGTACGTGCAGGGCGCGTCCGGAACGGGCCTCGCGAACGCCCTCGTCGCCACGCGCGTCGGCGCCGACCTCGTCGCCACCGCCGTCTATCCGCTCGCGCTCGCGCTCCACCGCGTGCCGGGCGAGTCGCTCGTCGACGCGCTGCACGGGCTCGGTCGCGACACGGGCGTCGACACGGCGCCTCTGTGGGCGGCGGCCGACGTGATCGACGAGCACATCGGCGACGAGCCCGTCGCGCCCGTCGCGCCGCGGATCGCCGTCCGCGCGGCGGAGTACGACCTCCCCGCCGGGCTCGTGGCGGCGCTCGACGTGCATCTGCGCGCGCATGCCGCAGGCGACCGACTGCTCGACACCCTGTTCGAGGTCGGCCGCATCCGTGCCGAAGCCGGCTGGCCGCCGCTCGCGGCGCCGATCGGGCAGATCCTCGCATCGCAGGCGCTGCTGAACGTGCTCTCCGCGAGCCGCTACGGCACCGTGCTGGACGAGTTCCGGCTGCTCGTCGAGGGCGGCTACGGCGAGACGCCGGTGCCGATCGAGGCGGGCGTGGCGCGCGCGGTCGAGCTCGTCACCGGCAGCTCCCCTGCCCTGGACGACGACCCTCCGAGCGCGGATGACGTGCGCGAGGCCGCGGAGGGGCTCGCGGCAAGCGAGGAGGACCTCGTGCTGCTCGCGATGTTCGGCGAGGAGGCGCAGACGCTGCTGCAGACGATCCGGCAGCGCCACTCGCGCGAGGCGTCGCTGCTCCAGGGCGACGTCGACGCGACGCGGGCGGAGCGCATCCGAGAGCTCGTCAGGATCGTGCAGGAATCGGGCGTCGGCGAGATCGAGATCGAGGACGGCGGCATGCGCGTCTCCGTCAGGCGCGCCGAGGAGGTGCAGGTGGTCAGCGCCGCGCCTCTCGCCGCGATCGCCGAGCAGGCCGAGCCGTCGCTGCCGCCCGCTGCCCCGGCCGGCACGGTGCGGGTCGAGTCGCCGATGGTCGGCGTCTTCTATCGCTCGGCCGATCCGGGATCGCCGGCGTTCGTCGAGGTCGGCGACGTCGTCGCGGCCGGCCAGACGCTCTGCCTGCTCGAGGCGATGAAGTTGTTCAACGAGCTCAAGGCGGAGCAGGACGGCCGTGTGCGCGCGATCCACGTCGAGAACGGCCAGCCGGTGGAGTTCGGGCAGCTCCTGTTCGAGCTCGATCCGCTCGACGCGCAGCCGATCGTCTAG
- a CDS encoding acetyl-CoA carboxylase biotin carboxylase subunit, producing MFSRVLVANRGEIAVRVIRALHEMGIEAVAVYSTAERDALHVRMADRAVCIGPPSATDSYLSIPNVIGAAETTSCEAVHPGFGFLSENPAFVRACEENDLVFIGPPADVMEKAGDKARAKAEMRAAGVPLVPGSDGVADLAGMRAAAAEIGFPVLLKASAGGGGKGMRVVSSHDELEAAYDAARHEAEAAFGDGSLYLERAVVPARHVEIQVLCDGHGGVLTMGERECSIQRRHQKLVEESPSPALTAETREEMEASVERACRRLGYVNAGTFEFLLGPSGEPSFIEVNCRLQVEHPVTELTTGIDIVREQVRIAAGARLPLTGRAPRSGHAIEIRINAEDPARDFAPAPGLVTRFRPPLGPGVRVDTAVVDGARIPPYYDSMIAKVIVRDDDRPAAIARAIRALEELEVEGIPTTRELALDILRSREFQGGAYSTSYLAEMHDRLPSLRPA from the coding sequence GTGTTCTCCCGCGTCCTCGTCGCGAACCGGGGTGAGATCGCCGTGCGGGTGATCCGGGCGCTGCACGAGATGGGGATCGAGGCGGTCGCCGTCTACTCGACGGCGGAGCGCGACGCGCTGCACGTGCGCATGGCCGATCGAGCGGTCTGCATCGGGCCGCCGTCGGCGACCGACAGCTACCTGAGCATCCCCAACGTGATCGGCGCCGCCGAGACGACGAGCTGCGAGGCGGTGCACCCGGGCTTCGGCTTCCTGTCGGAGAACCCCGCGTTCGTGCGCGCCTGCGAGGAGAACGACCTCGTGTTCATCGGCCCGCCGGCGGACGTGATGGAGAAGGCCGGCGACAAGGCCCGCGCAAAGGCGGAGATGCGGGCCGCGGGGGTCCCGCTCGTGCCCGGCAGCGACGGCGTCGCCGACCTGGCCGGGATGCGCGCCGCCGCGGCGGAGATCGGGTTTCCGGTGCTCTTGAAGGCCTCTGCGGGCGGCGGTGGCAAGGGCATGCGGGTCGTCTCGTCCCACGACGAGCTCGAGGCCGCGTACGACGCCGCACGCCACGAGGCCGAGGCCGCTTTCGGGGACGGCTCGCTCTACCTCGAGCGCGCCGTCGTGCCGGCCCGGCACGTCGAGATCCAGGTGCTGTGCGACGGGCACGGGGGCGTGCTCACGATGGGCGAGCGGGAGTGCTCGATCCAGCGGCGCCACCAGAAGCTGGTCGAGGAGTCGCCGTCGCCGGCTCTGACAGCGGAGACGCGCGAGGAGATGGAGGCGTCGGTCGAGCGTGCCTGCCGGCGGCTCGGCTACGTCAACGCCGGCACGTTCGAGTTCCTGCTCGGCCCGAGCGGCGAGCCCTCGTTCATCGAGGTGAACTGCCGCTTGCAGGTCGAGCACCCCGTCACCGAGCTGACGACGGGGATCGACATCGTCCGCGAGCAGGTGCGCATCGCCGCCGGGGCGCGCCTTCCGCTCACCGGTCGCGCGCCGCGATCGGGCCATGCGATCGAGATCCGCATCAACGCGGAGGACCCGGCTCGCGACTTCGCGCCCGCCCCCGGCCTCGTCACCCGCTTCCGACCGCCGCTCGGGCCCGGTGTGCGCGTCGACACCGCCGTCGTCGACGGGGCGCGGATCCCGCCCTACTACGACTCGATGATCGCGAAGGTGATCGTCCGCGACGACGACCGTCCCGCCGCGATCGCGCGGGCGATCAGGGCGCTCGAGGAGCTCGAGGTGGAGGGCATCCCGACCACGCGCGAGCTCGCGCTCGACATCCTGCGCTCGCGCGAGTTCCAGGGAGGCGCGTACTCGACCAGCTACCTTGCGGAGATGCACGACCGTCTCCCGTCCCTTCGTCCCGCGTGA
- the efp gene encoding elongation factor P produces MAEIVNTNQFKNGMHIEHRGGVWRIVEFQHVKPGKGGAFVRTKLKSLETGAVVDDTFRAGEKFPRVHTEVKNVQFLYDDGTEAHFMDEQSYEQFAVPSAEVELELSYMLPSSTVQMLAVNGKPSGIQLPASVELVVSETEPGVKGDTVSNVTKPATLETGAVVQVPLFVNAGDRIKVDPREARYISRA; encoded by the coding sequence ATGGCCGAGATCGTCAACACCAACCAGTTCAAGAACGGCATGCACATCGAGCATCGCGGCGGTGTGTGGCGGATCGTCGAGTTCCAGCACGTCAAGCCGGGCAAGGGCGGTGCGTTCGTGCGCACGAAGCTGAAGAGCCTCGAGACCGGCGCCGTCGTCGACGACACGTTCCGGGCAGGCGAGAAGTTCCCGCGCGTCCACACCGAGGTGAAGAACGTGCAGTTCCTCTACGACGACGGCACCGAGGCGCACTTCATGGACGAGCAGTCGTACGAGCAGTTCGCCGTGCCGTCCGCCGAGGTCGAGCTCGAGCTGTCGTACATGCTGCCGTCGTCCACGGTGCAGATGCTCGCCGTCAACGGCAAGCCGTCGGGTATCCAGCTTCCCGCCTCGGTCGAGCTCGTCGTCTCCGAGACCGAGCCCGGCGTCAAGGGCGACACCGTCTCGAACGTGACCAAGCCGGCGACGCTCGAGACCGGCGCCGTCGTGCAGGTGCCGCTGTTCGTGAACGCGGGTGACCGCATCAAGGTCGACCCGCGCGAGGCGCGCTACATCTCGAGGGCCTGA